The Drosophila innubila isolate TH190305 chromosome 3R unlocalized genomic scaffold, UK_Dinn_1.0 2_E_3R, whole genome shotgun sequence genome has a segment encoding these proteins:
- the LOC117792360 gene encoding zinc finger CCCH domain-containing protein 14 isoform X2 — translation MDCNLGSEIGQKMRSAVKAKLLELGTGGSAGFIDDELPDYVMVMVANKRTKQQMNAELNLFLGDQTDLFVTWLHEVLQKLQEVTLPAPSASKKRKSRQSEAPKAKDKDKDKDKDKKSKDKRDKRVHRKSGDEVMHSEATTRSVDTLPAISSITDVFAEELLEKAKKTLDVDTSLKDELILKKKKRKSTNDVDPPAAEEAPKDADLPATSEISSTTTSGNREKDMAELAEIQRKIYAAKQHLRQIGELDDDSDADADEHVAEDEDVDEQHVEDVLSLNEPDESVGHSSTPKAAAASDNCNLSTRKAKSPIVFNRTPELEVAREKPKPKPLVPHELIIDERTERRSVHERLGSKPQPPAQQQQLQQQQSQTPPDPQRPQRVQKELELYVPAHRRRSEQQHEENKKKEVERERERERERGRERSQRNASDSQPSRRRERERERERETLRSRRTPSRSRSPENNYKHRIGSRVIVAVNKPPVPSDDEDILDKPVNSVIKIKPRPTVSPRRQACKNLLLRAVADAQRSTILAKAPAPPVAVPSKQRMRSDEPEIISSTLGKRRSNAPTAGNGAGKELFRRSRRELVVNVLHRDGKRARRSGEPPVEAKLLPKIHNAAEDEDEEEEEEEEYVPSLSVSDYVTYVPQLAQNVDMDIDMHVEQKAIISGAGSSGVSKTQFVVTLNGDNSLGNAAAYRKRSRKRTPSPQVSSTSSTTAQLLNAEPSSTTCSSSTNTNNRRNKSKRARSSSRSSPSTSSNTPPPPPKPSRSLHRSEVLRQTQEIKKIIIKNDADDDDDDEQLHGVMHKRVSSRKRLSSSSNNMAASSSSSNDVKMDTKVQLEEANRSTTPPLPPKHLDKRDIDNEKPTIASVVATTGTAEAPAKTKHTPIRFKLKPEEEPMSQSQLQSQSQLQSQLQSQKKRRSGSKERDSSTERRRISIRTAEDRKYDNLPALSAVAVDSTVLKVTKPKERCKYHPNCSKQFCEYYHPSAPCKSFPNCKFADKCMYSHPKCKFDLACISIDCNFAHSANRDLSHVQLSAPPLSSHVIPVQNYKSISAPTTATTATTMCKYYPNCSKVGCTFYHPKPCRYGKNCINKLECIFYHPEMQSKFKWVASMG, via the exons ATGGATTGCAATCTGGGCAGCGAAATTGGTCAAAAGATGCGC AGCGCCGTGAAGGCGAAACTGCTGGAATTAGGCACAGGCGGCTCTGCCGGCTTCATTGACGACGAGCTTCCCGACTACGTGATGGTCATGGTGGCCAACAAACGCACCAAACAGCAGATGAACGCCGAACTGAATCTCTTCCTGGGCGATCAGACGGATCTGTTTGTCACCTGGCTGCACGAAGTGCTACAAAAGTTGCAGGAGGTCACGTTGCCGGCGCCAAGTG CCAGCAAGAAGCGAAAGTCACGTCAATCCGAAGCGCCCAAAGCAAAGGACAAGGATAAAGATAAGGATAAGGACAAGAAGAGCAAAGACAAAAGAGACAAAAGGGTGCACAGAAAGTCCGGTGATGAAGTGATGCACTCAGAGGCGACGACAAGATCGGTAGACACTTTGCCGGCAATTAGTTCCATTACGGATGTCTTCGCCGAGGAGCTGCTGGAGAAAGCCAAAAAGACGCTCGATGTGGACACCAGTCTAAAGGATGAGCTCATTcttaagaaaaagaaacgcAAATCAACTAATGATGTGGATCCGCCTGCTGCAGAGGAGGCTCCCAAGGATGCGGACTTGCCAGCCACGTCCGAGATTAGCTCCACAACCACCAGTGGCAATCGCGAAAAGGATATGGCCGAGTTGGCCGAAATACAGCGAAAAATCTACGCTGCCAAGCAGCATTTACGCCAGATTGGCGAACTGGATGATGACAgtgatgcggatgcggatgagCATGTAGctgaggatgaggatgtggACGAACAGCATGTGGAGGACGTGCTTAGTCTTAACGAGCCAGATGAATCTGTTGGCCATAGCTCAAcgccaaaagcagcagcagcatctgaCAACTGTAATCTGAGCACACGCAAAGCCAAAAGTCCCATTGTGTTCAATAGGACACCCGAACTGGAGGTAGCTAgagaaaaaccaaaaccaaagccaCTGGTCCCACATGAACTGATCATAGATGAGCGCACGGAGCGTCGATCAGTTCATGAGCGTCTAGGCAGCAAGCCGCAACCGccggcacaacaacaacaactacagcagcaacagtcacAAACACCGCCGGATCCGCAGCGTCCACAGCGCGTGCAAAAGGAGCTGGAACTGTACGTTCCGGCGCATCGACGTCGCAGCGAGCAGCAGCACGAGGAGAATAAGAAGAAGGAGGTGGAACgtgaacgggaacgggaacgggaacgtgGCAGGGAACGCAGTCAACGCAATGCCAGCGATAGTCAGCCTAGTCGCCGGCGGGAacgagagcgagaaagagagcgagagacgCTGCGCAGTCGCCGCACGCcaagtcgcagtcgcagtccaGAGAACAACTACAAGCATCGCATTGGATCGCGTGTTATTGTGGCGGTAAATAAGCCGCCAGTGCCATCGGATGACGAAGATATTCTGGATAAGCCAGTCAATTCGGTAATTAAGATCAAACCAAGGCCAACGGTTTCACCCCGTCGACAGGCCTGCAAGAATCTTCTGCTGCGTGCCGTTGCCGATGCCCAACGATCCACGATTTTGGCCAAGGCACCAGCTCCGCCAGTGGCTGTGCCGTCAAAGCAGCGAATGAGAAGCGACGAGCCGGAGATTATAAGCTCCACGCTGGGCAAACGCCGCTCAAATGCGCCAACAGCTGGTAATGGAGCTGGCAAGGAGTTGTTCCGCCGTAGCAGACGTGAATTAGTTGTTAATGTGCTGCATCGGGATGGCAAACGGGCGCGACGATCGGGCGAACCGCCTGTTGAAGCTAAACTGCTGCCAAAGATACACAATGCAGCTGAGGACGAGgatgaggaagaggaggaggaggaggagtatGTGCCCAGTTTGTCCGTTAGCGACTATGTGACATATGTGCCACAGCTGGCGCAGAATGTGGACATGGACATTGATATGCATGTGGAGCAGAAAGCTATCATCTCGGGCGCTGGCTCCTCTGGTGTATCCAAGACTCAGTTTGTGGTCACGCTGAATGGCGACAATTCGCTGGGCAATGCCGCCGCCTATCGCAAGCGTTCCCGCAAACGCACCCCCTCACCGCAAGTGTCCTCAACCAGTTCGACAACCGCTCAGCTCCTGAATGCTGAGCCCAGCTCAACGACCTGCTCCTCCTCTACCAATACTAATAATAGACGCAATAAATCGAAACGGGCGCGCAGCTCATCCCGCTCCTCGCCATCCACGTCAAGCAAtacgccgccgccgccgccaaaACCATCGCGTAGTCTCCATCGCAGCGAGGTGCTGCGCCAGACGCAGGAGATCAAGAAGATAATTATCAAGAACGAtgccgatgatgatgacgatgatgagcaGCTGCACGGAGTAATGCATAAGCGAGTGTCTAGTAGAAAGCGACTGAGTAGCAGCTCCAACAACATGGCCGCTTCTTCGTCCTCCTCCAATGACGTCAAGATGGACACTAAAGTGCAGCTGGAGGAAGCAAATCGCTCGACCACGCCACCACTGCCTCCAAAGCATCTGGATAAACGCGATATTGACAATGAAAAGCCAACAATAGCCTCAGTTGTGGCAACAACGGGAACTGCAGAGGCGCCAGCTAAAACCAAGCACACTCCCATACGCTTCAAGCTGAAGCCGGAGGAGGAGCCAATGTCCCAATCACAGCttcagtcacagtcacagctCCAGTCGCAGTTGCAGTCACAAAAGAAACGCCGCTCCGGCAGCAAAGAGCGTGACTCATCCACGGAGCGACGCCGAATCTCGATACGCACTGCAGAGGACAGGAAATACGATAATCTTCCGGCAT TGAGTGCAGTTGCCGTCGACTCTACAGTTCTGAAGGTGACAAAGCCAAAGGAGCGCTGCAAATATCATCCGAATTGCAGTAAACAATTCTGTGAATACTATCATCCATCGGCGCCTTGCAAGTCGTTTCCCAATTGCAAATTTGCCGACAAATGTATGTACTCGCATCCCAAATGCAAGTTTGATTTGGCCTGCATCAGCATTGATTGCAACTTCGCACATAGCGCTAATCGTGATCTGAGTCACGTGCAATTGTCGGCGCCGCCACTAT cCTCACATGTGATACCTGTGCAGAATTATAAATCGATATCGGCGccgacaacagcgacaacggcaacaacaatgtgcaAATATTATCCCAATTGCTCAAAGGTCGGATGCACGTTCTATCATCCGAAACCGTGTCGTTATGGCAAGAATTGCATTAATAAGCTGgagtgcatattttatcatcCGGAAATGCAAAGCAAATTCAAATGGGTCGCTTCAATGGGCTAA
- the LOC117792360 gene encoding zinc finger CCCH domain-containing protein 14 isoform X1: protein MDCNLGSEIGQKMRSAVKAKLLELGTGGSAGFIDDELPDYVMVMVANKRTKQQMNAELNLFLGDQTDLFVTWLHEVLQKLQEVTLPAPSAASKKRKSRQSEAPKAKDKDKDKDKDKKSKDKRDKRVHRKSGDEVMHSEATTRSVDTLPAISSITDVFAEELLEKAKKTLDVDTSLKDELILKKKKRKSTNDVDPPAAEEAPKDADLPATSEISSTTTSGNREKDMAELAEIQRKIYAAKQHLRQIGELDDDSDADADEHVAEDEDVDEQHVEDVLSLNEPDESVGHSSTPKAAAASDNCNLSTRKAKSPIVFNRTPELEVAREKPKPKPLVPHELIIDERTERRSVHERLGSKPQPPAQQQQLQQQQSQTPPDPQRPQRVQKELELYVPAHRRRSEQQHEENKKKEVERERERERERGRERSQRNASDSQPSRRRERERERERETLRSRRTPSRSRSPENNYKHRIGSRVIVAVNKPPVPSDDEDILDKPVNSVIKIKPRPTVSPRRQACKNLLLRAVADAQRSTILAKAPAPPVAVPSKQRMRSDEPEIISSTLGKRRSNAPTAGNGAGKELFRRSRRELVVNVLHRDGKRARRSGEPPVEAKLLPKIHNAAEDEDEEEEEEEEYVPSLSVSDYVTYVPQLAQNVDMDIDMHVEQKAIISGAGSSGVSKTQFVVTLNGDNSLGNAAAYRKRSRKRTPSPQVSSTSSTTAQLLNAEPSSTTCSSSTNTNNRRNKSKRARSSSRSSPSTSSNTPPPPPKPSRSLHRSEVLRQTQEIKKIIIKNDADDDDDDEQLHGVMHKRVSSRKRLSSSSNNMAASSSSSNDVKMDTKVQLEEANRSTTPPLPPKHLDKRDIDNEKPTIASVVATTGTAEAPAKTKHTPIRFKLKPEEEPMSQSQLQSQSQLQSQLQSQKKRRSGSKERDSSTERRRISIRTAEDRKYDNLPALSAVAVDSTVLKVTKPKERCKYHPNCSKQFCEYYHPSAPCKSFPNCKFADKCMYSHPKCKFDLACISIDCNFAHSANRDLSHVQLSAPPLSSHVIPVQNYKSISAPTTATTATTMCKYYPNCSKVGCTFYHPKPCRYGKNCINKLECIFYHPEMQSKFKWVASMG from the exons ATGGATTGCAATCTGGGCAGCGAAATTGGTCAAAAGATGCGC AGCGCCGTGAAGGCGAAACTGCTGGAATTAGGCACAGGCGGCTCTGCCGGCTTCATTGACGACGAGCTTCCCGACTACGTGATGGTCATGGTGGCCAACAAACGCACCAAACAGCAGATGAACGCCGAACTGAATCTCTTCCTGGGCGATCAGACGGATCTGTTTGTCACCTGGCTGCACGAAGTGCTACAAAAGTTGCAGGAGGTCACGTTGCCGGCGCCAAGTG cAGCCAGCAAGAAGCGAAAGTCACGTCAATCCGAAGCGCCCAAAGCAAAGGACAAGGATAAAGATAAGGATAAGGACAAGAAGAGCAAAGACAAAAGAGACAAAAGGGTGCACAGAAAGTCCGGTGATGAAGTGATGCACTCAGAGGCGACGACAAGATCGGTAGACACTTTGCCGGCAATTAGTTCCATTACGGATGTCTTCGCCGAGGAGCTGCTGGAGAAAGCCAAAAAGACGCTCGATGTGGACACCAGTCTAAAGGATGAGCTCATTcttaagaaaaagaaacgcAAATCAACTAATGATGTGGATCCGCCTGCTGCAGAGGAGGCTCCCAAGGATGCGGACTTGCCAGCCACGTCCGAGATTAGCTCCACAACCACCAGTGGCAATCGCGAAAAGGATATGGCCGAGTTGGCCGAAATACAGCGAAAAATCTACGCTGCCAAGCAGCATTTACGCCAGATTGGCGAACTGGATGATGACAgtgatgcggatgcggatgagCATGTAGctgaggatgaggatgtggACGAACAGCATGTGGAGGACGTGCTTAGTCTTAACGAGCCAGATGAATCTGTTGGCCATAGCTCAAcgccaaaagcagcagcagcatctgaCAACTGTAATCTGAGCACACGCAAAGCCAAAAGTCCCATTGTGTTCAATAGGACACCCGAACTGGAGGTAGCTAgagaaaaaccaaaaccaaagccaCTGGTCCCACATGAACTGATCATAGATGAGCGCACGGAGCGTCGATCAGTTCATGAGCGTCTAGGCAGCAAGCCGCAACCGccggcacaacaacaacaactacagcagcaacagtcacAAACACCGCCGGATCCGCAGCGTCCACAGCGCGTGCAAAAGGAGCTGGAACTGTACGTTCCGGCGCATCGACGTCGCAGCGAGCAGCAGCACGAGGAGAATAAGAAGAAGGAGGTGGAACgtgaacgggaacgggaacgggaacgtgGCAGGGAACGCAGTCAACGCAATGCCAGCGATAGTCAGCCTAGTCGCCGGCGGGAacgagagcgagaaagagagcgagagacgCTGCGCAGTCGCCGCACGCcaagtcgcagtcgcagtccaGAGAACAACTACAAGCATCGCATTGGATCGCGTGTTATTGTGGCGGTAAATAAGCCGCCAGTGCCATCGGATGACGAAGATATTCTGGATAAGCCAGTCAATTCGGTAATTAAGATCAAACCAAGGCCAACGGTTTCACCCCGTCGACAGGCCTGCAAGAATCTTCTGCTGCGTGCCGTTGCCGATGCCCAACGATCCACGATTTTGGCCAAGGCACCAGCTCCGCCAGTGGCTGTGCCGTCAAAGCAGCGAATGAGAAGCGACGAGCCGGAGATTATAAGCTCCACGCTGGGCAAACGCCGCTCAAATGCGCCAACAGCTGGTAATGGAGCTGGCAAGGAGTTGTTCCGCCGTAGCAGACGTGAATTAGTTGTTAATGTGCTGCATCGGGATGGCAAACGGGCGCGACGATCGGGCGAACCGCCTGTTGAAGCTAAACTGCTGCCAAAGATACACAATGCAGCTGAGGACGAGgatgaggaagaggaggaggaggaggagtatGTGCCCAGTTTGTCCGTTAGCGACTATGTGACATATGTGCCACAGCTGGCGCAGAATGTGGACATGGACATTGATATGCATGTGGAGCAGAAAGCTATCATCTCGGGCGCTGGCTCCTCTGGTGTATCCAAGACTCAGTTTGTGGTCACGCTGAATGGCGACAATTCGCTGGGCAATGCCGCCGCCTATCGCAAGCGTTCCCGCAAACGCACCCCCTCACCGCAAGTGTCCTCAACCAGTTCGACAACCGCTCAGCTCCTGAATGCTGAGCCCAGCTCAACGACCTGCTCCTCCTCTACCAATACTAATAATAGACGCAATAAATCGAAACGGGCGCGCAGCTCATCCCGCTCCTCGCCATCCACGTCAAGCAAtacgccgccgccgccgccaaaACCATCGCGTAGTCTCCATCGCAGCGAGGTGCTGCGCCAGACGCAGGAGATCAAGAAGATAATTATCAAGAACGAtgccgatgatgatgacgatgatgagcaGCTGCACGGAGTAATGCATAAGCGAGTGTCTAGTAGAAAGCGACTGAGTAGCAGCTCCAACAACATGGCCGCTTCTTCGTCCTCCTCCAATGACGTCAAGATGGACACTAAAGTGCAGCTGGAGGAAGCAAATCGCTCGACCACGCCACCACTGCCTCCAAAGCATCTGGATAAACGCGATATTGACAATGAAAAGCCAACAATAGCCTCAGTTGTGGCAACAACGGGAACTGCAGAGGCGCCAGCTAAAACCAAGCACACTCCCATACGCTTCAAGCTGAAGCCGGAGGAGGAGCCAATGTCCCAATCACAGCttcagtcacagtcacagctCCAGTCGCAGTTGCAGTCACAAAAGAAACGCCGCTCCGGCAGCAAAGAGCGTGACTCATCCACGGAGCGACGCCGAATCTCGATACGCACTGCAGAGGACAGGAAATACGATAATCTTCCGGCAT TGAGTGCAGTTGCCGTCGACTCTACAGTTCTGAAGGTGACAAAGCCAAAGGAGCGCTGCAAATATCATCCGAATTGCAGTAAACAATTCTGTGAATACTATCATCCATCGGCGCCTTGCAAGTCGTTTCCCAATTGCAAATTTGCCGACAAATGTATGTACTCGCATCCCAAATGCAAGTTTGATTTGGCCTGCATCAGCATTGATTGCAACTTCGCACATAGCGCTAATCGTGATCTGAGTCACGTGCAATTGTCGGCGCCGCCACTAT cCTCACATGTGATACCTGTGCAGAATTATAAATCGATATCGGCGccgacaacagcgacaacggcaacaacaatgtgcaAATATTATCCCAATTGCTCAAAGGTCGGATGCACGTTCTATCATCCGAAACCGTGTCGTTATGGCAAGAATTGCATTAATAAGCTGgagtgcatattttatcatcCGGAAATGCAAAGCAAATTCAAATGGGTCGCTTCAATGGGCTAA